A genomic window from Quercus lobata isolate SW786 chromosome 10, ValleyOak3.0 Primary Assembly, whole genome shotgun sequence includes:
- the LOC115965432 gene encoding uncharacterized protein LOC115965432, with the protein MLHLHSQHAKVRPVTMSYYWSEKRTNVALQLTDNWQENYGIGRRHDRDYWYARRAFLNSYHFSEENGFKYKLRRSVKELNEVATGVVTDIRRKMSKRKLGIRVYRFTVALQSLVLLSIRCFTPWLNKRDSKP; encoded by the coding sequence ATGCTTCACTTACATTCTCAACATGCCAAAGTCCGTCCAGTCACTATGTCCTATTATTGGTCCGAAAAACGTACCAATGTAGCCCTTCAGCTCACTGATAattggcaagaaaattatggAATTGGTCGTCGCCATGATCGCGATTATTGGTATGCAAGACGGGCATTTCTGAACAGTTATCATTTCTCAGAAGAAAATGGTTTCAAATACAAGTTACGAAGGTCAGTGAAGGAGCTCAACGAGGTGGCCACCGGGGTTGTAACTGACATTCGTCGAAAAATGTCTAAGAGAAAGCTTGGAATTAGGGTTTACAGGTTCACTGTGGCTTTGCAATCTCTGGTTCTTCTAAGTATAAGATGTTTTACAccatggttgaataaaagagaTTCTAAGCCATGA
- the LOC115965557 gene encoding RHOMBOID-like protein 13 isoform X1: protein MGKPLLYEILEKPATSCVIGVCSAIWFYIQKKNIGYSHVGLSYETSIEGHHWRIITSAFSHISVLHLVFNMSALWSLGVVEQLGNMGLGVAYYLQYTLVLVVLSGVLVLGMYHVLIQRFKVEYFRRVTAVGYSCVVFGWMTILAVKQPSSKLDLFGFLSLPISFAPFESLIFTSIIVPQASFLGHLSGIITGYAIAWGLIHGMNNYWGVSMLGWTALMFVFSLKRSGACDFNFLEIESVTDPSLPSVRFMASGNDGNCLCYDSKVKT, encoded by the exons ATGGGGAAGCCTTTGCTCTATGAGATCTTAGAAAAACCAGCCACAAGTTGTGTTATAGGAGTATGTAGTGCAATATGGTTTTACAtacagaagaaaaatattgGTTATTCACATGTGGGTTTGAGTTATGAAACCTCCATTGAAGGGCACCATTGGAGGATAATAACCTCAGCATTTTCTCATATAAGTGTTCTTCATCTTGTTTTTAATATGAGTGCACTTTGGAGTCTTGGAGTAGTGGAACAGTTAGGGAATATGGGCCTTGGTGTGGCATATTATCTTCAGTATACACTTGTCTTGGTTGTGTTATCAGGCGTGTTAGTTTTGGGGATGTACCATGTGCTGATCCAAAGGTTCAAGGTCGAGTATTTTCGGAGAGTGACAGCTGTTGGATATTCTTGTGTTGTTTTTGGGTGGATGACGATTCTTGCTGTGAAGCAACCTTCTTCAAAGTTGGACCTTTTCGGGTTTCTTTCGCTTCCCATTAGTTTTGCACCATTTGAGTCACTCATTTTTACTTCAATTATTGTTCCACAAGCAAGTTTTCTTGGGCATTTATCAGGAATCATTACTGGGTATGCTATTGCATGGGGTTTGATTCATGGGATGAACAACTACTGGGGAGTTTCTATGTTGGGATGGACAGCGCTTATGTTTGTGTTCAGTTTGAAGCGATCTGGTGCTTGTGATTTCAACTTTCTTGAGATCGAATCTGTTACAGATCCTTCCTTGCCATCTGTGAGGTTTATGGCATCAG GAAATGATGGTAATTGTCTTTGCTATGACTCAAAAGTTAAGACATGA
- the LOC115965557 gene encoding RHOMBOID-like protein 13 isoform X2 encodes MGKPLLYEILEKPATSCVIGVCSAIWFYIQKKNIGYSHVGLSYETSIEGHHWRIITSAFSHISVLHLVFNMSALWSLGVVEQLGNMGLGVAYYLQYTLVLVVLSGVLVLGMYHVLIQRFKVEYFRRVTAVGYSCVVFGWMTILAVKQPSSKLDLFGFLSLPISFAPFESLIFTSIIVPQASFLGHLSGIITGYAIAWGLIHGMNNYWGVSMLGWTALMFVFSLKRSGACDFNFLEIESVTDPSLPSVRFMASD; translated from the exons ATGGGGAAGCCTTTGCTCTATGAGATCTTAGAAAAACCAGCCACAAGTTGTGTTATAGGAGTATGTAGTGCAATATGGTTTTACAtacagaagaaaaatattgGTTATTCACATGTGGGTTTGAGTTATGAAACCTCCATTGAAGGGCACCATTGGAGGATAATAACCTCAGCATTTTCTCATATAAGTGTTCTTCATCTTGTTTTTAATATGAGTGCACTTTGGAGTCTTGGAGTAGTGGAACAGTTAGGGAATATGGGCCTTGGTGTGGCATATTATCTTCAGTATACACTTGTCTTGGTTGTGTTATCAGGCGTGTTAGTTTTGGGGATGTACCATGTGCTGATCCAAAGGTTCAAGGTCGAGTATTTTCGGAGAGTGACAGCTGTTGGATATTCTTGTGTTGTTTTTGGGTGGATGACGATTCTTGCTGTGAAGCAACCTTCTTCAAAGTTGGACCTTTTCGGGTTTCTTTCGCTTCCCATTAGTTTTGCACCATTTGAGTCACTCATTTTTACTTCAATTATTGTTCCACAAGCAAGTTTTCTTGGGCATTTATCAGGAATCATTACTGGGTATGCTATTGCATGGGGTTTGATTCATGGGATGAACAACTACTGGGGAGTTTCTATGTTGGGATGGACAGCGCTTATGTTTGTGTTCAGTTTGAAGCGATCTGGTGCTTGTGATTTCAACTTTCTTGAGATCGAATCTGTTACAGATCCTTCCTTGCCATCTGTGAGGTTTATGGCATCAG atTAG